In the bacterium SCSIO 12741 genome, GATGAAGATATTTCCATGTTATCAGGTACTTTGCGGTATTCTTATCGGTACAATGAGCGGAGAAATCGAGTGTCTGTCAAGCTATTTGGTGGTACTTCCTTGTATAACAACACCAACAATCCTCGCTACAATTGGAGAATGGATGGTCAGTCGGGCTGGCATGATTTTACCTTTAGTCAGGTGTTCCTCGATCGTGGACAAACCCATGATGTATGGAGCCAGCAGATGAATGATAATATGGGAGGGTTTAAAACGCCAACCTCCGTGGGGCAATCCAAATACTGGCTTCTGGCTGCCAATGTCAAGCTTGAAGCACCTATTGTTGTTCCTATTGGTGGTTATGTGGACTTGGGAACATCGGGCTCAGAAGATTTTATGGCAAGCGGTGGATTGTATTTTAGGGTAATTCGCGATGCTATGGAAGTCTATTTCCCCTTGTTCTGGTCACAGAATATTTTGGATGAATACGATGCAATTGATAGACCCTACGCCGAGCGTATCCGCTTTACACTAAATTTGCCGGCAGTTAATCCTTATCGGATTATTCAGCAATTGTTTTAGGTAGTGGAGCCGGGAAAGAAAATATATTTTGCTTCGGATTTTCATCTGGGTGTGCCGGATAAGGCCTCCAGTTTGGAAAGGGAGAGAAGGGTTATTCGTTGGTTAGACGAGGCCCAAAAAGACGCTCAGGAAATATTTCTTGTGGGCGATGTGTTTGACTTTTGGTTCGAATACAAAAAGGCAATTCCCAAAGGTTTTGCTCGGCTTCAAGGTAAGATTGCTGAAATTACCGACTCCGGAATTCCGGTCCATTTCTTTATTGGTAACCACGATATGTGGGCTTTCGGCTATTTTGAGGAAGAGCTGGGTGTAAAAATGTACCGCGATAATGCCACCTTCGATTTTGGAGGTAAGAAGTTTTTAGTAGGACATGGTGACGGTTTAGGTCCAGGTGATCATGGGTATAAATTCATCAAGAAGGTTTTTGCGAATCCATTTTTACAATGGGCCTTTGGGTGGATTCATCCCAATATTGGCATTGGACTGGCCAATTTTTTTAGTGGTCGTAGCCGCCAGGCAAATCAAATGGAAGATCAGATTTTTCTGGGTGAAGAAAACGAATGGTTAGTTTCCTATTGCAAGGATAAGCTCAAA is a window encoding:
- a CDS encoding UDP-2,3-diacylglucosamine diphosphatase, with translation MEPGKKIYFASDFHLGVPDKASSLERERRVIRWLDEAQKDAQEIFLVGDVFDFWFEYKKAIPKGFARLQGKIAEITDSGIPVHFFIGNHDMWAFGYFEEELGVKMYRDNATFDFGGKKFLVGHGDGLGPGDHGYKFIKKVFANPFLQWAFGWIHPNIGIGLANFFSGRSRQANQMEDQIFLGEENEWLVSYCKDKLKEEYFDYFIFGHRHLPLDIEVGQGSRYINLGEWVFNNTYAVFDGKELKLLKYEK